Below is a genomic region from Onychostoma macrolepis isolate SWU-2019 chromosome 15, ASM1243209v1, whole genome shotgun sequence.
TAAAATGCAGAATCACAACAACAGTGTGCCTTATCAGCGTCGGCGGTCTAGCCAGGAAAGTTTTTCAGAATCTCCCAAGGCACTGCAGAGCAGTTCTCCCTCCCCATCTCCTGAGTCTCTATCTTGTACTGAGCGCCTAAAAGCTGTGGCAAACCTAGTAAATATCAGATCAAGCCCCGCTCCATCGCCCAAACCAAGTGTGGCCTGTAGTCAACTGGCTCTGTTGCTCTCCAGTGAGGCCCACCTGCAACAGTACTCTCGAGAGCATGCCCTGAAAGCCCAACTCTCTGGACGATCAGCCAGTGAAAGACTATCCGCCATGGTCACACAGCAGACACAAGATAAACAACCTACAACTTCTGTCCAGACTCATGGAATAAGCCTCTTACACACCAGGAATGGAATACCTTCACAAATGTCAACCAGCTCCAGTCGACAAAGTCCAAGCCTGACCTCAGGGCAAAGAAGGACAGAAGGTTCCATGCGCACAGGACAACGCTTTAGAGAGCGTCGACCTTTCGAGAAACAAGGCAGACCATCACAGAACTGCAGCAGTCTTCTACTTCAGCTTCTCAACAGTCACAACACCTCCCAGCGAATTAATGGACAGGGTCATCTGAAAGACGACCTCAGTACCTTTGGCACTCTGGCCTCTCCGCTTTTTTCAGACAGCGAACACTCAAACCCCGACAGCAGTCTTACAAAAGACAGCAGTGATGCTGAGAGCACTTACTCTAGTTGCTCTCCAATTGACCTTTCTCTGAAGAACAGAACAAATGTACAAACACCAGTATCTACTTCATCCTCACCTGTACGGGACAAAGTCCCAGAGTCTTCGTTAAACAGGTGGAAGCCTGAGAGTCCACCTGTCAAAGTTACCTCAGATCACAGGGAGGTGGACACCTGTTCAGAGATGAAACCTCATCACAAGGTCACTCTATTACAGTTGCTCTTGGATCACAAAAATAACGAGAGAGTAAACAAAGGTCTGGATAATCCAGATTTGCTGCAAGCTGTAATCCCTAAGGTCACTAGTGCATCTACAAGTAGCCAGAGTGTTTTCAGTACAGTTAGGTGTGAGGACATAAGTGACCTTAGCGGACACTGTGGATTGAGTTGTAGAAGTCCCAAACTTTTGCCTACTTTCTCCCAAAGCAGAGACTCCAACAGCAGTGCATCTCCATATACACTTTATGGGTCTCCCCATTCTCAGTCTGTCCCATTGGATCTCTGTAAAGCAAAACAACCTGCAAGTGATGTAAGAGTAAAAGAACCTGCCTTTAGTGCTAGTAAATTGTTACAGAATTTAGCTCAGTGTGGAAAACAAAACCCTGACATTTCTCCTCCAGCACAGGCACCTTTACCCCCTATCAAACTCATGACCCAAGAGCTGAAAGTTAACCATCCTCCAACTTTACTTGAGAGACTCACTGCACCAATTCAGAGAAATAACACACTGTGGGAAGAGGCCAAAGCAAAAACTTCAGCTGTGCCCGAAGCAACACAGCATGTCTCCGAGATTGAGAATCTGCTTGAAAGGCGTACAGTTCTACAACTTCTTTTGGGCAATGCTCCTCAGAAAGAAAAGGTAGGCAGTAAACGAAAACGAGAACATAGCAAAAATAGTTCTGTGGAAAAACCACCACATCAGGCAACCGGCCAACCAAATGGTCCTCCTTTggatattacaattaaaactgaGCCTGTTGAAGAGGGTCATACGTATGACTATAACAAAATGTCAGTACTGGAGCCTAGAAAAAGCACCAGTTATCATTCTCATGAAAGCATCAAACAAGAACCATTGTCCCCAGAGGCTCCCACCAGAGATGGTCTTCTCTGTCATCTCCTAAAGAAACGACCCAACAAGACCCTTCAGCCAAACAAAGTAGAACACCTAAACAAGAGTTGTGTCAAAGAAGAATCAGTTGAAACCCAGGGACCAACAATCCCAAAGAAGCGGAAATTTTCAATAGAACTAGAATATCATAACTCCTCGACTCAGCATACCAGGGATTTGGAACATTCTGGTAGCATGAAAGAAGACAACAGTGGTTGTTTTGCCGCCAGAGATCTAGAGACAAGAGAGGCCAGAGACCTATCAAGCCCCCCAGAGGCTGACAGTCCACCAGCTAGGTTTCCACCATATGAGTCTAACGAAAACCGAAGTTTCAATGTTCTTAAGCAGCTGCTTCTTTCAGACAACTGCTTGAAGGAATTGTCTCAGCCAAGGGGTACATTCAGTTCTCCGTCACATACTGTGCTGAATGGGAATACAATCAAGCAATCATGTAATGAAGGCGAAATTCAAAACTTTCACCAGAGCCTGAGTCCCAGCAATGCATCTTCTAAAAAAGCAAGCAGTCACAGGCAAGAAACTCCCCATGTTACACAGCAGGAGCTTGCAAGGTCAAAAATCAATTACAGCACCACAAAGGATTTGAAGGGCCCTTCAAAGATGGTTAATGGAGATGATCAAACACACAAGTATGGGCCAGACTCGCCTCGGTTTACCAAGACTAACCCTATTTTGTACTACATGCTCCAGAGGAGCAATGCACAACTGGCTAAAGAGAGGGAGAGCTTGGAAATAGGCTCGGGACAAATACAGACAAAGGTCAAAAACGGGTCATCAGGTGATACTGAGGCCTTTGAACTTTGAAACAAAATTCACAGAATTACAATGGAACACTTAGTTGTGACTCAACACGGCTAAACGGGTCATTGAAGAAATACTAGTTTTGAGACTGTGAACCAGCATCTGTGCTTGAACTAGAAATGTGCTTTTTATTCCCTCTGCTTCTTAtctacttttgttttgtttttattgaggCATCTCACATTTTTCACTTGAATTATGTGTCAtttagttcacaaaaaaaaccATGAAACCAAAgttcatttgaatatttataaGCACTACTTTCGGGCTACTTTCCTACGTTCTAAGcggcaaagaaaataaaagttttctacaAAAGGTGTGTGACAGATTTGCCCTTGTGTATTTGTAACAATATCAGTTCCCACTCCGTTTTCCACACATGGGTAGACTTTTGGCCTCAGGCAGTGAGTTATGATGCACCGATGCACATGATAATCTGTATAAACAGATTGTGCCTCAGCAGTTGTTAGTGATTATTCTTCAATTTACCATGCTGAAATGAAGAAATAACTATGTATTGTTACTTTGTCTATGCCAGGAAGGCATTAAATGTCACAGTATTt
It encodes:
- the nrip1a gene encoding nuclear receptor-interacting protein 1 — its product is MTHGEEPGPETHQDSAVLTYLEGLLMHQVAGGQGAGATQSGSQEQRNKDGTGHAQPSHGTRQEQNRTNSHCGASQHLRKARLLNSEAWTESETQRRSAPSVALNGQSEDRHSGQNGTSQDKGESTLLASLLQSFSSRLQNVTLPQQIIQGLRPPDAPCQISKPVQDDRADVPCHRPASSHLKGLVNKSKMQNHNNSVPYQRRRSSQESFSESPKALQSSSPSPSPESLSCTERLKAVANLVNIRSSPAPSPKPSVACSQLALLLSSEAHLQQYSREHALKAQLSGRSASERLSAMVTQQTQDKQPTTSVQTHGISLLHTRNGIPSQMSTSSSRQSPSLTSGQRRTEGSMRTGQRFRERRPFEKQGRPSQNCSSLLLQLLNSHNTSQRINGQGHLKDDLSTFGTLASPLFSDSEHSNPDSSLTKDSSDAESTYSSCSPIDLSLKNRTNVQTPVSTSSSPVRDKVPESSLNRWKPESPPVKVTSDHREVDTCSEMKPHHKVTLLQLLLDHKNNERVNKGLDNPDLLQAVIPKVTSASTSSQSVFSTVRCEDISDLSGHCGLSCRSPKLLPTFSQSRDSNSSASPYTLYGSPHSQSVPLDLCKAKQPASDVRVKEPAFSASKLLQNLAQCGKQNPDISPPAQAPLPPIKLMTQELKVNHPPTLLERLTAPIQRNNTLWEEAKAKTSAVPEATQHVSEIENLLERRTVLQLLLGNAPQKEKVGSKRKREHSKNSSVEKPPHQATGQPNGPPLDITIKTEPVEEGHTYDYNKMSVLEPRKSTSYHSHESIKQEPLSPEAPTRDGLLCHLLKKRPNKTLQPNKVEHLNKSCVKEESVETQGPTIPKKRKFSIELEYHNSSTQHTRDLEHSGSMKEDNSGCFAARDLETREARDLSSPPEADSPPARFPPYESNENRSFNVLKQLLLSDNCLKELSQPRGTFSSPSHTVLNGNTIKQSCNEGEIQNFHQSLSPSNASSKKASSHRQETPHVTQQELARSKINYSTTKDLKGPSKMVNGDDQTHKYGPDSPRFTKTNPILYYMLQRSNAQLAKERESLEIGSGQIQTKVKNGSSGDTEAFEL